A single window of Pyxicephalus adspersus chromosome 10, UCB_Pads_2.0, whole genome shotgun sequence DNA harbors:
- the LOC140339907 gene encoding C3a anaphylatoxin chemotactic receptor-like, with the protein MLNINETDTSKSLKPEDFFVIPVLLITFLVGVPGNALVLWITGVKKKRRVSTLWFWNLALADIICCLFIPLILCNIFYHRWLYGKALCKILPFILILNMFASVFTLVAISIDRYILVVWFVWAKNHRHLRAAQIICLVIWVVSIVMGLPAAIYRTMAISNNITDCSYMKEYMAPITLTRMVFGFLIPLIIICTCYIRLACKVQNTRLLKAGRRTSRVAFVIIVVFFLTWAPLHIMGMLNEMKSKVRKSIHNLMENALNADLSGTSSNSKGKYPSAEPSCVEKQKD; encoded by the exons atgttaaatatcaaTGAAACAGACACAAGCAAGTCTCTGAAACCTGAGGATTTTTTCGTCATCCCAGTTTTACTAATCACTTTCCTTGTTGGGGTCCCCGGAAATGCTCTGGTCCTTTGGATTACCGGGGTAAAAAAGAAACGCAGAGTGAGCACCCTTTGGTTTTGGAACCTTGCTTTGGCCGACATCATCTGTTGCTTATTTATCCCACTTATCCTGTGCAATATTTTCTATCACCGCTGGCTATATGGAAAAGCTTTGTGCAAGATCTTACCTTTTATCCTTATTCTCAATATGTTCGCCAGCGTCTTCACCCTGGTGGCCATCAGCATTGACAGATATATCCTGGTGGTCTGGTTTGTGTGGGCCAAAAATCACCGACATTTACGGGCAGCGCAGATCATCTGTTTGGTTATCTGGGTTGTGTCCATTGTAATGGGCCTACCGGCTGCCATCTACCGAACAATGGCCATTAGCAATAATATAACCGACTGTAGCTATATGAAAGAATATATGGCTCCCATCACTCTAACTCGAATGGTTTTCGGATTTCTGATTCCTCTCATAATCATCTGTACCTGTTACATCCGTCTGGCTTGTAAAGTACAAAATACACGACTTTTAAAAGCTGGAAGAAGAACTAGCAGGGTGGCCTTTGTCATAATAGTGGTATTCTTTCTTACTTGGGCTCCATTACACATCATGGGAATGCT AAATGAAATGAAGAGCAAAGTACGAAAGTCAATTCACAATCTCATGGAAAATGCACTTAATGCAGACTTGTCAGGAACTAGCTCAAACAGCAAGGGCAAATACCCATCTGCAGAGCCTTCTTGTGTTGAGAAGCAGAAAGACTAA